GGTAGACAGTGCCGAAGCCGCGCTTCTGTTCATGGTGGACGGGACACAGCAAGGCGTAGACGCCGAGGTCCGGCGTCTGGTCGCGGCTCTTAAATCCGTGCATCCTGTTTCGGTGGAAGTGGGAAGCGGTCCCGAAGCTGAGGCCTTGTGGGATGTGCGGCGGTCCATTTCCCCTGCATCGTTTCGCATCAAGCCTGACAAGTTGGCCGAAGATATTTCCGTACCGCGCGGCAGCGTGGGGCAGGCCGTTGCGGCAGCTCATGCCATTGGGCGGGAGCACGAGCTGAATGTCCTTTGCTTCGGGCATCTTGGCGATGGTAATATTCATGTCAGCATTATGCATGACGGCTCAATACAGAGCGAAGTGGACAGTGCTCACTCGGCCAAGGACTCAGTGTTCCGTATGGCGTTGTCGTTTGGCGGCACCATTTCCGGCGAACACGGCACCGGCCTGACCAAAGCGTCTTTCGTGAGCGAACAGTTGTCGGCGGACGAAATGCAATTGATGAGCGAGATCAAACACGTCTTTGATCCCAATGGCATCATGAATCCCGGCAAGGGGCTGTAGCCCGTGTCCGGCGAGTGCATCCTGTGCGGCAAATGCCTTGAGGTCTGTCCTTTGCTTCGGGCGACCGGCCGGGAGGAACTCGGCCCACGCGCCAAGGCGGACCTGTGCCGTCTCCTCTCTGAAGATACCGATATGCTCTCCGAAACCGATGTAGCCAGGCTTGAGGGGCTCTGTCTCGGCTGTGGACGGTGCCGGGAAGTCTGTTCGCAGGGCGTGGATGTACCTGCATTGGTTGCGGGATTGCGTGGTGCCCACCCGGATTTCAAGACCTGGTTGTGGAAGACATGGTTGAAACATGCGAAGAAGCTGTGGTCGCCCGGTTCTGCTGCGGCAAAGCGTATCCCGGAACAGTTTCATTCCGAAAAAATCGGCCCCATGCTCAAGATGCTGGCCGGACTCAAAGGCGGGGCCGGGTTGGAACCGTGTCTGGAGGTGACGCAGTACCCCGATACGTACCGGGGGCAGAACATGCTCCTGTTTGCAGGCTGTACTGCCAATTTCGTGCAGACCCGCTGGCTCATGACCGCGCTCAAGCTGTTGGACGGGATGGGTGTGGAGGTCCTGCCCGGCGATTTCAAATGCTGTGGTTCCGGCCTGAAAGCCGCAGGTTTCGCAGACGACGCCTCCGCCATGTCCGCCCATAATGTGCAGGTCTGGCGTGATGTCGGACGTCCCCCTGTTGTGACGTTCTGCGCCTCATGTCGTGCCGGTCTGCAAGCGTATGACGGTTGCTTTTGGAGTGCCGAGGAACAGGAGGTTTGGGAAAATACTCTTGTTCCGTTATCGAGTGTTTTGCGTGATGTTTCCTTTGTGCTATCGACCAACGTGTCGAAAGCGCTGGGGTATCATCAGCCGTGCCATGTGCGGGGTGATGACTCGGATAGAACGCTCCTCAACCACGCGCTCAAGGGTCGAATAACCGGGGCCACAGGCAGGGAGTGTTGCGGTTTCGGCGGAGTCATGCGTTTGGCGGCACCCGGTCTTGCCGATCCGGTCAACCGACAATGCTGGGATACGCTCGCAGGAGCGGACGTTGTTGTCACGGGCTGTTCAGCCTGTGTGGCCCAACTGGCGGCGACGGCCCCGGACTCAGTGACAGTGGGACATTGGCTGGAACTTATCAGGTAGGTACATGTGTCGGACAGGATTTCTCTCGTGGCAGTGTGTAAGGAAACGGTCTCGTTGGCCTGGGCCCGGGAATGGACGTTTGTCGGGATCAATTGGCAACCCTTTGCATTTGGTACGAAAAGCTGTGAATTCTTTTGGCCGGGCATGTCTAATGCCACGTAGCCGTGTCATAGATCGTGCTGAATCCGCATGGGGGCGGGTGTGCCGGGAAGTCGGGAAGGTGTTCGCACAGGCTTTTCGATTGGTGCTGGCTGATCCGGGGCGGTACGGTTTTTTTGCCCTGCTTCTCTTTTTATTGCGCAAAAGTTCGCGTTTGATCCCGGTCGGCAATATGACCGGGCCCTTCCTGCATGTGACGTGGTGGACCTATTCCATCGCAGTACAGTTGGTGACGCTGGGTGTCATGCTGAGCGTGATACTCACGGCAACTCATCGGATGCGCCGAGAGAGAG
The genomic region above belongs to uncultured Pseudodesulfovibrio sp. and contains:
- a CDS encoding (Fe-S)-binding protein; this encodes MSGECILCGKCLEVCPLLRATGREELGPRAKADLCRLLSEDTDMLSETDVARLEGLCLGCGRCREVCSQGVDVPALVAGLRGAHPDFKTWLWKTWLKHAKKLWSPGSAAAKRIPEQFHSEKIGPMLKMLAGLKGGAGLEPCLEVTQYPDTYRGQNMLLFAGCTANFVQTRWLMTALKLLDGMGVEVLPGDFKCCGSGLKAAGFADDASAMSAHNVQVWRDVGRPPVVTFCASCRAGLQAYDGCFWSAEEQEVWENTLVPLSSVLRDVSFVLSTNVSKALGYHQPCHVRGDDSDRTLLNHALKGRITGATGRECCGFGGVMRLAAPGLADPVNRQCWDTLAGADVVVTGCSACVAQLAATAPDSVTVGHWLELIR